The DNA region AGCTGGTAACACCAATAAGAAGTTCGCGGTATAAAGTTTCTTTTTCCTTGTCTGACTCAGCAAGAAGTTGGATATAGTGGGTCGTATCCTCACAGTCATTCAATTTAATACGGCGTTCTATACGTCGAATCAAGGTGCTTTCTTTGTAGCTGGTGAAATCAACATTCGTAAAGCTCTTTAGTAGATGACAGATTTTCGTTAGATCATCATAGTTATTGCGTTGAATCTCTTTTTCCATACCCAGTGTAGCCGGGTATTTAATATACTTCATGATCTCTGTTGTCATCCGCTGAGGTGGCAAGATAAAGTCGACAAGTCCGGTCGCTATAGAACTTTTTGGCATACCGTCAAACTTAGAGCTTTCTTCATCTTGGGCCATGACCATGCCACCCATTTCCTTAATCTCACGAATACCGAGTGTACCGTCACTCCCTGTTCCAGATAAAACAACAGCAATAGCATGTTTTTCTTGGTCTTTTGCCAAGGACCTAAAAAAAATATCAATGGGTAGAATCAGCTGATGCTTCTCATAGACTTGAGGTTTTAACAACAAGCGACCATCAACCATCGTAAGATTATGTCTTGGGGGTATCAGATAAATCTTATTAGGCTCAGTCATCATCTGATCTTCCGCAACTAAGATTTCCATTTTTGTATGTCTGGCAAGTAATTCATTCATTAAGCTTTTGTAATCGGGAGACAAATGTTGTACCACGACAAATATCAGTCCCGAATCATCCGGCATTGCCTTAAAAAATAACTCAAGCGCTTCAAGACCACCGGCTGAAGCACCAATTCCAACATAATATTGTTCATCCACCATAAGCTCACCTAGCTTTCACTTAATTATCAAGCATGAATAAATGTTATTTTAAAGAGCACTATTATCAACTGACATAAGTTATCTGATAATAATAATTATACATTAGTTTTAAAATAATTTTATCACATAATGGTTAAAAAATCAGCTTATTTATTTATTTTTATTTTTTTCATAGAAAGATATAAGAAGGTTTCGGAAAGTTGTTGATTTCGTTGAAAGACGATGCTATAAATGTTAGAATATTCAAGTAATATGCAATACTAAGAGTCATGTAGTTTAGGCTCAGGTATTTCGGCATGAATTATTGATGGGAAATGGTTAGGGGGAATGGCGTATTCAAACATATAGAAAAGTAACAATAGTGTTCATTTTAATACTATTAATATCTTTATTAGCCTCATGCCAAAAAGAAAATGCATCCATTTTTTTGACACAAGAAGAACAAGCATGGTTGACGGAGCATGAAGGTCAAATCCGTATAGGCTATACGACTGATTATCCGCCAGTGGAGTATCTAATAGGGGATGACTATGTTGGCATCTCTGCAGATTATTTCAAACTTTTAGAAGAAAAGCTGGGTACAAAGTTTGAAATGGTAGAATTTGATCAGTGGAGCGACTTAATTGAAGCATCGCGGTTAAAAACTGTATCGGGGATCACAGCAGCGACAAAAACACCTGAACGCAGCAAGTATTTAGATTTTACGGTGCCCTATATTATGAATCCAAACGTCATCATAACGCGTAAAAACTTCTCTGAGAAGTTAACCTTTGAAAAACTTTCAAATTCCAGCATGGATATTTTGGTCATTGAAGAATACTCCATTATCGAAGACCTAGAAAAGAACCATCCAAAGCTTGTATATCGTACGGTGCCAAACACGTCAGATGGTTTAAGACTTGTGGCTTTTGGAGAAGCAGATGCACTTATTGTAGAAGTCATGAGCGCTTCAGCAGGCATTGAAGAAGATAAGATTACCAATCTAATGGTGAACACTGAAGTCCCTTATGATTCTAATTTATCCATAGCAACGCGAAACGACTGGCCAATGCTTAGCGACATCTTAAACAAAGGCCTTGCGCAAATCACTAAAAGAGAGAAACAAGCCATCTTAAACAAATGGGTACCCATACAAAAAAAGAGCATTGTTGAAAATCGATTTTTCTGGATAATCCTTGGGGGCATTTTAATTGTTCTTAGTATGATCATCGTTGCGATTGTAGTCTGGAACCGTCTACTACAGAAGGCTGTCCTTGAAAAAACAGAAGAGCTTATTCATAAAAATGAACAGTTGCATAAAATAAAAAAACAACTCTTAGAAGAAATTGAAGAAAGAAAAAAATCAGAGGCACGTATCAAATTCAAATCCTATCATGATGAACTAACGGGTCTACATAACCGTGCCTATTACAATGAACAGTTAGAATACTACGAAAAAATTAAAAAAATCCCCTTATCCATTGTACTCGGGGATCTAAATGGCTTAAAAATAACAAACGACACCTTAGGCCATGAGATGGGTGATCGACTGATTGTTAAGATTGCTGAAATTCTAGAAGCAACTTGTGGTGAAAAAGATACCGTTGCCCGCATCGGTGGAGACGAGTTTGTTATCTTAATGCCGGGTAGTACAGATCAAATGGCACAAGCAGTTTGTAAAAGGATAAAAAGTGCTTGTGAAGAAGCAAAGATGGACCCTATAAAGCTTTCTGTGGCACTTGGACATGCTGAAAGAGTCAGCTTAGATATGAGTTTACAATCTGTTTTTAAAAAAGCAGAAGATCAAATGTATGAAAACAAAATGTATGAAAGTGAAAGTACCCATAGAGGCATTTTGGAATCTCTTAAGGCAATGTTAAGAGCCACTACTGAGGAGACCTCAGATCATAGTAGGCGCATGGAAGAGCTGGCCTTACGACTTGGAAAGCACATCGGACTATCCCTACAAGAGCTGAATGCACTGGCTTCATTAGCAGACCTGCATGATTTAGGAAAAGTGGCCATATCGGATGAAATACTATTAAAAGAAGGCTCACTGACCAATGAAGAACTGGAAAAAGTGAGAAGACATCCTGATTTAGGCTTCAAAATTGCAAGCACATCACCAAGTCTATCACAAATTGCCGAAGGCATACTGTCCCATCATGAATGGTGGGATGGCACAGGTTATCCCCGAGGCCTAAAAGGTGAAGAGATCTCTATTTTAGCCAGAATTATTTCTTTGGTGGATGCTTTTGATGTTATGACTATTGGAAGACCCTACAAAGCGGCTATGACAAAAGAAGCGGCCATTGAGGAAATCAAACGTTGTTCAGGTACACAATTTGATCCTACATTGGTGGAATTATTTGTACAGAATGTTATATGAACTAACGATGATCGATAAGATATTGATCAAAGGCATCTAAATCAATGGGGCGACTGAAGTAATAGCCTTGTGCGATTGTACCGGCTGTTTGATTTAGTAAGTCGACTTGTTCTCGTTGTTCAACACCTTCGACAACAATACTAATATCCATGACTTCAGCCAACTGAGATATAATTTTGTAGATTTCATAGGATTTCTTCTGAAGATGTATGTTATCAATAAATGTCTTATCAATCTTAAGGATATCGAAGGTTAATTTATCAAGGTAAGCCAGTGAAGAATAGCCTTTGCCAAAATCATCAAGGGCTATTTTTACCTGAAGTGCTTGAAGGCTTTGGAATATTTCGTTTGCCCTTTGTAGATTCTCAAAGCCCATATCTTCTGTAATTTCGATGGTTAACCATGTAGGATTAATCTTTGAAGCCTCTAAAATATGTTTAAGAGCCGGTAGCATGGCTTTGTCAGTGAAGGTTGTAGAAGTCATGTTGACAGATATTTCTAGGTGAGGGTAGAGAGACTGCCATCTTTTAATCTCAGTGCAGGCGCGTTTTACCATGAAGAAGTCAAGTTCTTTCATTAAACCATTTCTTTCAGCTACCGGTAGAAAATCATTAGGGAATACAAGACCTTTTGTGGGGTGTTGCCATCTTACTAAGACCTCACCACCGATTACCTTTTCTTGTGGAAGAATGAGCTGAGGTTGAACATACAACAAGAATTCTTCATTCTGTAAACCTCTTTTTATGTCTTCTACTAACTCCCTTTCTCGGATATAAGCGTTATAGATGTCAAATTCAAAAACTAAAAACTGATCAATACCTAAGAAGTTGTGGATGTAATCCATCGTATGTTCAGCATATTTGTAGAGCTCTTCAAAGCTGTTGCCATGATCCGGGAACTTTGTAACGGCAATACTTGCAGTGAACTGTTGCAAGAAGACTTTTGAATCACAATAAGCCTCAGTGATAGCTTTGATTTGATGAATGCGTTCTTCCACGCTAATAGAGGCCTTATCATAAGCAATCAGAACAAAGGAAGCCCCTGAAATACGACCGAGTATTAGTTGTTCGTCAAGAATCGCTAAGAGTTCTTGAGCATATTCAAGGATAATCTGGTCCCCCATTTGTTGACCTAACCGATCATTGATATCTTTAAAGTTGTCTATATTGATATAATATAATTGGCCATGATAGCCTTTAGCAATGAGACTATCCGTTTTGGAAGTCAGACCATATTTATTAGGTAAATAGGTCAGCTGATCATTGGCAAAAAGAAAAGTAAGTCTTTCATTTTCAGATTTATTGATGAGATAGCGAATATAGTAGCCTCCAAAAAAGATGAGATTAAGAATAACAAATACACCAAAGAGAATCAGACCATAATAATTCTTTTCCGCCATTTTGGGAATAGAATTAAGGCTAATTCGATTGATGTTATCAATATCGGTGACTAGAATGGCTTTGTTGATGATGGACATAAGTATAGGTGATGTGTTTGTAATATAAAGATGCTGGGTTGCCACCTCATCAAGGGTATACATGGTCGAGAGCGATTCTTCATTTTCTTTGAGCCTATAAAAGTCAAGGACATGCTTTGGGAGAAGGATAAAGTCAACATCATTACTTTTTAAACCTTGGATTAAGGCATCGTAGTGCGCTTCATACACGATATGACCTTCATTAAGCGTCTTGATGAGCTCGACATCCAATTCATTATCAAACAAGAGACCAGTGGTATAAGATCTTAGGCCATATAAGTCATCAATGGTTGGACTACCTGGTAAGCCGGTAACAACATAAGGTGTCTCCAGATACGCAAGTGAAGGATAAAAATCTTCCAAGTCAGCATGCTTGAAAGTTAACATTGTAACATCATGAACCGAATAATCCGTGGTAAGCGTGTCTTTTTTGCCAAGAATGAGATTAAGCCTAAGACCTGAAATACGCTCAATCTCTTTTATAATGCCAACGGTTGATCCATACAGTTTATCATCATTTTGAATCGTATAAGGTTTATCAGGGGTAATACCAATGGAGATGGAAGAATTATTGGATATAAAGTCACGTTCTTCTTTGTCTAATATAGCCTTAAAGAGTGCGTTTCTTGTCGTGTAATAATCATGACTTAGAATGGATTCAAGATTACCCATACGTTCCATATATAGAATCGCTTTTTGTAAAATACCATGAAGCAGAGTATCTTGACTGGGCATGGCTATAAAAACATCATCTAAAGGTTGCTTTAAGATGAAGTTATTAACAGCATGTATCTGACCATCTAGCAACAGTATGGGGAGGTCAGATAGAAGAAAAAAACCATCAATTAGACCATCATTTAAGGCAATATTAAGATTTTCTAGGTCATCATATATTTTTATCTCGTTATTATTGGCTTCTAAGTCGTATGAAAAAACATAAGCGTCAGAGGAAAGAAGGCCAATGCTCTTATTAGAGAGTTCATCTAAATGATTAAAAGACTTGACTTTGGCGTAGTAAGAAAAACTTTGTTTTGATAAAACAAGTAAGGTTTGGTCGATGAAGTAGTTGGTTGAAGGACTACCAGATATAACGAAATCTGCATCGGTTTTTGAATGAACCAAATGAAGGTCTGTAAGATTAGATATCGATTGAATGAATTTTTGATCATCAAAATTCGTGAGATCATCTGTATAAAAGTTAAGAACATCCCCACTAGTGTCTTTAATCCATTGAACCTCGGCATCATTTAGATCTAACACAACTGGTTGATTAAGTAAGGTTATTAATAAATAGAGGATGATAGCAATGGCGCCTGTGATGCCAAGAAAGTATTTTTGTTTTGAATTCATCCATGTTCCTCCTATTTAATAATTAAGTGGATAAAGGATCAAAAAGTCATGACACCCAAACCATTGTAATTGTAACATACAAAATAAGACTAATAAAGTATGGATACATTGAAGCGAAAAAGGATAAAGCACAGTTGCTTTATCCTTTTTACTGTAGCTATAAGAGGGTTGTCCTACTCTTTCTTAGAATTTGGGTTTGGAGCGTTTGAAGGCCTATCATTTTCAGAAGTTGGCTTTGAAGATGCATCACCATCAGGTTTTGAGACTTCAGCTGTGTCGTTTGCTTGACTTGGTAAGGAAGAAGATGGCTTATCAGCTTCAGATGCTGAATTTGAAGATTCAGGCTTATCAGGTATTGAGTCTTGAGCTTTATCATTTGCTTGACTTGGTAAGGAAGAGGAAGGCTTATCAGTCTCGGGTGATGAACTGGAAGATTCAGGCTCATCAGGTTTTGGCTCTTTAGCATTTTCATTTGCCTGACTTGGTACAGAAGGCTTATCATTTTCAGATGTTGACTGAGGTTCATTTGTCTCAGAATGGACTTCAAGATTTTCTTCCCTTTTATCTATATCTTTTTTAGGATCATCATTTTCTTGTATTGGTAGTGCTTTGTCAGTGGCATTTATTGAAGGATTATTATCTTTTTTTGGTGGCTTATTCTCATTGTTGTTACCTTTAGAAGCCTTATTAGCTTCGTCACTAAGTATTGTATCATCTTCTGATTCGGATTCATTAATGGTATTTTCTTGAGCTGCATTGGAGGCTTGAGGTGGCAAACTTTTGATGCTATTGATTTCTTGAAGGAACAACGGGTCATGGTTTGAGCTTGTATTCATACTAACTTGTAAGTCGGAATCGAAGGCCATAGAGCGCTTTGCCAATGCAAGGATATCATTTGTTGATGGCCTTGATGTTGCAATAAGTGGTTTGGTAAGTGTTAGGACGTCATAAGTGGATGACTCATCTTCGAGGACGATTTTAATCGGGTTTTCATCGTTCATGTCTTCACTTGAGACTGCAGCACCAACAAGGGTCTCGACGGTACTAAGATTAAGATCCTTATGGTCTTTTACATAGAGATCTAATGCTTCTCGACCTAAAGAGTGTTTAGGCTTTGAATCTTGAGCACGATCCATACCTTCTATGTAGACGAATTGGTATTTTGCTTTATTTATAGTCATATACGTTTCTATATGTTCTTCAATTGTAGGAGCCTCAGTAGAATCTAGCTTAGCATCGCTGGATATTAGTACAGTTGAAGAGATCAGAATCATATCACGGTCAACCAAATACCCTTTGTCTTGTGCGCTAAGGATAACTTCTGACAAGGCAGAATCTAAGTCTTGATTTAGCAAAGACTTACTTAGGATTTTTTGACCGTCTTTATTAAAGGATTTGTAACCGACAACACTGCCGGATTGGTCCAAACTAAGCTCGATGCTTGGGTTGATATCAACCGATACCACTGCATAGATTTCACGAGATCCGTTTTGACCAAAGGCAACAATGCTCGTAAGTATTAAGACAAGGATAAGGGCAAGCATAGAACTGGCTTTTTTGTAATTAAACAAAAGGAAACCACGATAACGATCTCTTTTATTGAACTCAATGCGTTGTCCTACTTTAACGTTAATCCTAGGCTTGATTTTATCAATTGTCATTTGATCGGTCATAACAATCATGAAATTGTCTTCAATTCTTGTGATTAACCCTCGCGTCACGATAGTACCTACTCTCTAAATAGATATATTTACCTATAAAATAATGCTATTGAACTACTTAATTGTATTATATCACGTTTTCATAACAAACATATGAATAAAATGTGAACATAGGCCCATTTTCTTTACACATTTTTTATAATCCTATTTTTCCCAGAAATGTCAGAAATCCCCTTGAAATCAATTGGAATTAAAGGTAATATGTGATTAGGGAAATGTATAAGCGTCATAGAAAGACGTATTTAATATGGGGGGTTCAAAAAAATGAATCCAATAATAATGACAATTACATATAGAGCAGTCTAATCATAGTAATAACATCTCAGAAAAGAGTATGGTATTACTGTTTTGTGTGTTCGGACAAATATGGTATAGCAGGAGGATAAATCATGGTTTTAATTAGTGCATGTCTTGCAGGTATTAACTGTAAATATAACGGTGAAAGCAATGCTGATCCAGTTATAACAGAACTTCTACAAACAGGTAAAGCCTTACCGGTCTGTCCGGAAGTACTAGGCGGATTGGGAATACCACGACCGGCTTGTGAGCAAGTCAACAAACCGGATGGAACGCACCGTATTATGAGCATAGACGGCATAGATGTTACCGAAGCATTTGAACACGGGGCTCATAGAACCTTGGCCATCTGTAAAGCAGCGGGCATAACCGAAGCCATCTTACAAGAACGCAGTCCATCCTGTGGAAAAGATCAGATCTACGATGGTACTTTTAGTGGCACGTTGATTCCAGGCAACGGCAGAGCGGCTCATTTGTTGCTGGATCATGGCATAAAAGTCTATACAAAAGATGAATGGATAAATAAGGTGGGAAAAGAGCAAGTATGAAAAAAACAAATGCTATGCGATTATTAGATCGTGATAAGATTCCATACACAGCTTATGAATACGAAGTCATAGATGGCAAAACGGATGGGTTAACGGTCGCCATGTCAATTAATCAAGAACCTGAGCGTGTCTATAAGACACTAGTAACCATAGGCGCCAGTCGGACCTATTATGTCTACGTCATCCCGGTAGCCAAAGAACTAGACCTGAAAAAAGCCGCAAAAGTAGCCGGTGAGAAAAAGATAGATATGATACCAATGAAGGACCTTCTTCCGACCACAGGCTATATCCATGGTGGATGTTCCCCGGTAGGCATGAAGAAACTGTTTAAGACCTTCATAGATGAAAGTTGTAAAAACCACAAGACCCTTATATTAAGTGGTGGGGCAAGAGGAGTTCAGGTTGAAGTTGAACTGGAAGACCTGTTAAGAGTTACCAGTGCTGAAGTTGAAGCGGTTGTATAAGAAAAATGGTTAAGGAAATAATAGATAAGAAGATAGGGTGAA from Petrocella atlantisensis includes:
- the ybaK gene encoding Cys-tRNA(Pro) deacylase — protein: MKKTNAMRLLDRDKIPYTAYEYEVIDGKTDGLTVAMSINQEPERVYKTLVTIGASRTYYVYVIPVAKELDLKKAAKVAGEKKIDMIPMKDLLPTTGYIHGGCSPVGMKKLFKTFIDESCKNHKTLILSGGARGVQVEVELEDLLRVTSAEVEAVV
- a CDS encoding DUF523 domain-containing protein, whose translation is MVLISACLAGINCKYNGESNADPVITELLQTGKALPVCPEVLGGLGIPRPACEQVNKPDGTHRIMSIDGIDVTEAFEHGAHRTLAICKAAGITEAILQERSPSCGKDQIYDGTFSGTLIPGNGRAAHLLLDHGIKVYTKDEWINKVGKEQV
- a CDS encoding HD domain-containing phosphohydrolase, encoding MFILILLISLLASCQKENASIFLTQEEQAWLTEHEGQIRIGYTTDYPPVEYLIGDDYVGISADYFKLLEEKLGTKFEMVEFDQWSDLIEASRLKTVSGITAATKTPERSKYLDFTVPYIMNPNVIITRKNFSEKLTFEKLSNSSMDILVIEEYSIIEDLEKNHPKLVYRTVPNTSDGLRLVAFGEADALIVEVMSASAGIEEDKITNLMVNTEVPYDSNLSIATRNDWPMLSDILNKGLAQITKREKQAILNKWVPIQKKSIVENRFFWIILGGILIVLSMIIVAIVVWNRLLQKAVLEKTEELIHKNEQLHKIKKQLLEEIEERKKSEARIKFKSYHDELTGLHNRAYYNEQLEYYEKIKKIPLSIVLGDLNGLKITNDTLGHEMGDRLIVKIAEILEATCGEKDTVARIGGDEFVILMPGSTDQMAQAVCKRIKSACEEAKMDPIKLSVALGHAERVSLDMSLQSVFKKAEDQMYENKMYESESTHRGILESLKAMLRATTEETSDHSRRMEELALRLGKHIGLSLQELNALASLADLHDLGKVAISDEILLKEGSLTNEELEKVRRHPDLGFKIASTSPSLSQIAEGILSHHEWWDGTGYPRGLKGEEISILARIISLVDAFDVMTIGRPYKAAMTKEAAIEEIKRCSGTQFDPTLVELFVQNVI
- a CDS encoding anti-sigma-I factor RsgI family protein, producing MTRGLITRIEDNFMIVMTDQMTIDKIKPRINVKVGQRIEFNKRDRYRGFLLFNYKKASSMLALILVLILTSIVAFGQNGSREIYAVVSVDINPSIELSLDQSGSVVGYKSFNKDGQKILSKSLLNQDLDSALSEVILSAQDKGYLVDRDMILISSTVLISSDAKLDSTEAPTIEEHIETYMTINKAKYQFVYIEGMDRAQDSKPKHSLGREALDLYVKDHKDLNLSTVETLVGAAVSSEDMNDENPIKIVLEDESSTYDVLTLTKPLIATSRPSTNDILALAKRSMAFDSDLQVSMNTSSNHDPLFLQEINSIKSLPPQASNAAQENTINESESEDDTILSDEANKASKGNNNENKPPKKDNNPSINATDKALPIQENDDPKKDIDKREENLEVHSETNEPQSTSENDKPSVPSQANENAKEPKPDEPESSSSSPETDKPSSSLPSQANDKAQDSIPDKPESSNSASEADKPSSSLPSQANDTAEVSKPDGDASSKPTSENDRPSNAPNPNSKKE
- a CDS encoding EAL domain-containing protein, with the translated sequence MNSKQKYFLGITGAIAIILYLLITLLNQPVVLDLNDAEVQWIKDTSGDVLNFYTDDLTNFDDQKFIQSISNLTDLHLVHSKTDADFVISGSPSTNYFIDQTLLVLSKQSFSYYAKVKSFNHLDELSNKSIGLLSSDAYVFSYDLEANNNEIKIYDDLENLNIALNDGLIDGFFLLSDLPILLLDGQIHAVNNFILKQPLDDVFIAMPSQDTLLHGILQKAILYMERMGNLESILSHDYYTTRNALFKAILDKEERDFISNNSSISIGITPDKPYTIQNDDKLYGSTVGIIKEIERISGLRLNLILGKKDTLTTDYSVHDVTMLTFKHADLEDFYPSLAYLETPYVVTGLPGSPTIDDLYGLRSYTTGLLFDNELDVELIKTLNEGHIVYEAHYDALIQGLKSNDVDFILLPKHVLDFYRLKENEESLSTMYTLDEVATQHLYITNTSPILMSIINKAILVTDIDNINRISLNSIPKMAEKNYYGLILFGVFVILNLIFFGGYYIRYLINKSENERLTFLFANDQLTYLPNKYGLTSKTDSLIAKGYHGQLYYINIDNFKDINDRLGQQMGDQIILEYAQELLAILDEQLILGRISGASFVLIAYDKASISVEERIHQIKAITEAYCDSKVFLQQFTASIAVTKFPDHGNSFEELYKYAEHTMDYIHNFLGIDQFLVFEFDIYNAYIRERELVEDIKRGLQNEEFLLYVQPQLILPQEKVIGGEVLVRWQHPTKGLVFPNDFLPVAERNGLMKELDFFMVKRACTEIKRWQSLYPHLEISVNMTSTTFTDKAMLPALKHILEASKINPTWLTIEITEDMGFENLQRANEIFQSLQALQVKIALDDFGKGYSSLAYLDKLTFDILKIDKTFIDNIHLQKKSYEIYKIISQLAEVMDISIVVEGVEQREQVDLLNQTAGTIAQGYYFSRPIDLDAFDQYLIDHR